The genomic region GCGACGGTCAGCTTCGTCTTTTCCGTGTCTGACGTGACGGCATGGTTCAGCGTGTTCTGGGTCGCAGCAAACGCGTCTTCCGGGACGCCGTCATAGCCGAACAGGCTGGCCATCTGCGACGCGGTATCGCCCGCTGCGCCGGGATAGAGCAGGGCGAAGGCCCCGCTGATGGAGGCGGGCGAGACAAAGAGATTGCCGGGCTTTCCTTCCAGCGTTTCGTAGAGCGACCAGGCGAAGCGGTTATTGCCCTCGGCGAGTGGTGCAGTGGATTCCAGAGACACGGTGACTGGCACAGACGACGGTTCCTCTTCAGGCGTGGTGCTGGTGTCCACCGGCGCAGGTGCCTCCGGTTCCGGCGCCGCCGCAGGCTGCTGGCACGCGCCAAGAACGGCAAAGGCTGTGAGCGCGGGAACAATCGAACGGCGCATGGGAATCCTCCATAGGGTCTTTTTGTTGGCCCGAGTACCCTTGCGGGGAGTCCGTGACTATTCTGCGGCGATCAGGGTTGTTTTTGCTGTGGGCAGCTTGCCTTCCGGCCAGCCTTTCCAGAGCTCCGCTTCCTTCACCTTCGCCGTCTGCAGCGCGGCATCCTTCACATGGCCGAAGCCGCGGATGTCATCCGGCACGCGCGCGATGGCGATGGCGAGGTCCAGATTCTTCGCCGACAGATCCGCGGCGATCCGCTCCAGCCCCGCGAGATAATCGTCGCGCAGCTTGCGCTCATGCTGGCGTTCTTCGGTATAGCCGAAGAGGTCAAACCGCGTGCCGCGCAGGCCCTTGAACTTTGCGAGCAGCTTGAAGCCCAGCATCATCCACGGGCCGAAATGCTTCTTCTCATAGTGGCCGTGCGCATCTTTCTTCGCAATCATCGGCGCTGCGAGCCAGAAGCGGAGCTTGCCACCCTTGAACTGGCTGGCGAGCTGCTCGGCAAACTTCCCATCCGTGTAGAGACGGGCGACTTCGTACTCGTCCTTGTAGGCCATCACCTTGTAGGCATGGAAAGCCGCAGCGCGGGTGAGCTTGTCGCCGGTGCCTTTGGCTTGCTCGGCCTTGCGCACCGCCGCGACGATCTCCCGATACCGGTCCGCATAGGCGGCGTTCTGGTACGACGTGAGGCGGGCCGCGCGATCTTCGATCAGCTCTTCCAGTGTCTGTTCCGGCACATCGCCGCGCGGGTCCTGCTGGCGCATCAGGCGGTCCGGGTCGGCGGCCGCGATCCGGCCGATATTGAAGGCGGCCATGTTGTCATCCACCTTCGTGCCGTTGAGGCGGATGGCGCGGTAGAGCGCGCGCAGCGAGATGGGCAGGCGCCCCTTCTGCCAGGCGAAGCCCGCCATGATCATGTTTGTGTAGATCGCATCGTGCAGGTAGCCGACGGCGAGCGCCTCCGCATCGAAGGCATCGAAGTCGTTCGCCTGCCGCTTCACGCGGGCAGAGAGCAGGTCGCTCTCGAAACGCTTGGAGCGGTTTCGGATGAACTCGCTGGTCGGCGTCACGTCGCTGTTTGCATAGGCTGCAGTACGGTCCGCATCCATCAGGTTCAGCGCATCGCCGCCAGCGGCGACGACGAGGTCGCAGGCGATGACGACGTCAGCGCTGGCAGGTGGCACGCGGCCGGTGGAAATCTGGTCAGGCTCCCGCGCGAAGCGGATGTGGGAGAGGACCGGGCCGCCTTTCTGGGCAAGTCCGGTCATGTCGAGGCTGGAGGCCGCGTGGCCGTCCACATGGGCCGCCATGGCGAGGACCGCTGCGACGGTCGTCACGCCGGTTCCGCCGACGCCGGTGAACAGCACGTTGTAGGGCTGCGCGAGGCTCGGCGTTTCAGGCAGGGGCAGGCCGTCCGCACTGAAGACCGGGCGTTCCTGTTCCTCCCAGGCCGGTTCGCCATCGGTGATGGTCACGAAGCTCGGGCAGAAGCCTTTGAGGCAGGAGAGGTCCGTATTGCAGGTGGACTGATTGATCCGGCGCTTGCGGCCGAGCGGCGTTTCCACCGGCTCGACGGAGAGACAGTTCGATTTCACCGAACAGTCGCCGCAGCCTTCGCAGACTTCGGTGTTGATGATGACGCGCGTCCGGTCCGGCGCGCGCAGGCCGCGCTTGGCGCGGCGGCGTTTTTCCGTCGCGCAGATCTGGTCATAGATGATGACCGACACGCCGGGCGTTTCGCGCAGCGTCATCTGGACATCTTCAAGATCGTCGCGGTCATAGATCTTCACGCCGCCGGGCAGGCCTTTGACGTTGGCGTAGCGCGTTGTGTCCTCGGTAACGATGACGATGGTGCGCACACCCTCGGCGCGGACCTGCTGGGCGATCTGCGCCGGGGTCTGGCCGGACTCCACATGCTGCCCGCCAGTCATGGCGACGGCGTCATTATAGAGGATCTTGTACGTCATGTTCGCGCCGGACGTGACCGCCGCGCGGATGGCGAGGCTGCCCGAATGCGAATAGGTGCCGTCGCCGAGATTGACGAAGACGTGGCCTTCATCGGTCGCCCAGTGCTGGCCGACCCAGGCGATACCTTCACCGCCCATCTGGCTGGTCATGTCGGTTTTCCGGTCCGGCATGAAGTTCGCCATGTAGTGGCAGCCGATCCCCGCGAGCGCGCGGGAGCCTTCCGGCACGACAGTAGAAGTATTGTGCGGGCAGCCGGAGCAGAAGTGCGGGGTGCGGACGGTTGGGGAGGCGTTCGTGCGTGCGGCCTCACCGGCGCGGCCGACGCGGTCGAAATAGGCCTTAGCACGGGACGTGTCCCAGCCTTCCGGGATGACCTCCATCAGCGCGGCGGCCATTTCCGGGATGGTGATGGAGGCAATGTCCGACAGGAGGCGGTTGCCGTCCCGGTCGTGCTTGCCTTCGATGAAGGGACGCTGGTTATCGGGCAGGCGATAGAGCGCCGAGCGCAGCTGGTCTTCGATCAGCGGGCGCTTGTGCTCGATGACGAGCACGCGTTCCAGGCCCGTGCAGAATTCGCGGATGCTCTGCGGCTCAAGCGGCCAGGGCATGGCGACCTTGTAGATGGCGAGGCCGAGGCGGCCGGCTTCCTGTGGATCGATGCCGAGCGCGGCGAGCGCTTCGAACACGTCGCGCGCGGCTTGCCCCGTCACGACGATCCCGACGCGCGGCTTCGGTGATGGCAGGATCACATGGTCCAGCCGGTTGGCGCGGACATAGGCCTGCGCTGCCGGGATTTTCACCTGGCGCAGGCGCTGTTCCTTCAGCAGCGGCGCATCGCCCCGGCGCATGTGCACGCCGTCTTCAGGTAGGGCGAGGTCCGGCTTTACGATGTTGAAGCGATCGAGGCCGACTTCGACAACGGAGCCGGAATCCATCGTGTCGGCGAGCGCCACCATGCCGGCCCAGGCGCCGGAGAAGCGGCTCATCTCCCAGCCATGGATGCCATAGTCCAGCACGTCCTGGATCGAGGCCGGGTTCAGGACCGGGATCTCGGCATCCATCATCGCGAATTCGGACTGGGAGGGGAGGGTGGAGGATTTGCAATTGTGGTCGTCGCCGACAATGGCGAGCACGCCGCCGAGGGCGGAAGAGCCTGCGGCGTTGGCGTGCTTGAACACGTCACCCGTCCGGTCGACGCCGGGCGCCTTGCCGTACCAGATGCCGAAGAGGCCATCATATTTCGCACCGGGGAACAGGCCGAGTTGCTGGGAGCCCCAGACGGCGGTGGCGCCAAGGTCCTCGTTCAGGCCTTCCCAGAACTTGACGTCATGCGCGTCCAGCCATTTCTGCGCTGCGCGCAGCTGCTGGTCGTATCCGCCAAGGGGCGATCCACGATAACCGGATATAAATCCGGCCGTGTTCACATTATTGCGCAGATCGAGGCGCTTGCGATCAAGGGGCAGGCGGACCAATGCCTGAATACCGGTCATATACGCCTTGCCCTCGACAAGATCGTATTTGTCGTTCAGCGTAACTTCACGATGATGCATGGATAATCTGTCCGCTCCAAGGAACTGGAAGATTATTCGACAAAATTCACGAAAAAGCTTGCCTTTCTTGCGCCAATTTTGCTATATTGGGGTATAATATGCCCTAATATTCGAGGAATTTAGAAAATTGGCCCAAGAAATAGACTCAGTTGATGCCAAGATTCTTGACATCATCCAGCGGGACGCGGGGCTTTCCGTTGCGGAAATTGCCGATCGTGTGGGACTTTCTTCCTCTCCCTGCTGGCGCCGGATCAAGCGGATGGAAGAAGCCGGGTTTATCCGGGGGCGTGTCACGATTCTCGACAATTTTGCGCTCGGGCTGAATTTCGAAGTGATCGCCAGCGTGAAACTGGCGCTGCCGAACCGTGAGAACCTGCAGGCCTTCGAGGATATGGTCCTGGCCTGGCCGGAGGTGACCGAGGTCATGACCGTGACGGGGCAGGTGGACTATATGATGCACGTGGTGACCACCGACATGCATGCCTATGACAATTTCCTGCGGGACAAATTGCTCGGTTCCGCGCTCGTCTCGGACGTGCAGTCGCGTATCGTGATCCGCGTCGCCAAGCGCACGACGGCCCTGCCGCTGGATCTGGTCGAAAACGTCAAATAGGCTGTCTGGCCTTCAGGCCAGATCGAGATGCAGGAACTGGTTGAACGCGCTGCCGGTATAATCGGCGAAGGCGTCCCCGTTCCGGAAACCATGCTTGCGGTAGAGGGCGAGAGCCGGCTCGAAGGCCTCGCCTGAGCCTGTTTCCAGGCTGACACGCCGGTAGCCGCGCTCCCGCGCCATATCCAGAAGCGCCATCAGCATCGCGGTCGCCGCGCCCCGGCGCAGGCTATCGATCCGTGTACGCATCGATTTCAGCTCGCCATGATCCGGCGCCAGCTGCTTGATTGCCCCGATGGCGAGCAGGGTGGCGCCGTCCCAGACCGACAGGAAGGTGACGTCCGGGTGTTGCAGGCCCGACAGGTCCAGCGCGAAACTGTGACCGGGCGGAGACGTCTCGGCCATACCCTGCAGGTGCTGGCGCAGCAGCTCCCGGATTTGCGGATCGTCGAAATCGCCGGGTTTGATATTCATGCAGGCTCCGGATGCAAAATGAGCCCGGGACAATATCCCGGGCTCATTCAAATCTAGATCAGGTTTCGCAGGCAGGCGAGGGCGCTCAGGCGCGCTCGAGGCACATGGCGATGCCTTCGCCGCCGCCGATGCAGAGCGAAGCGACGCCCTTCTTGGCACCGCGGTCTTCCATCGCGGCCAGCAGCGTGACGATCACGCGGGCACCTGAGGCCCCGATCGGGTGGCCCATGGCGCAGGCGCCGCCGTTCACGTTGACCTTGTCATGGCTGATGCCGAGTTCCTTCATGGCGATCATCGGAACGACCGCGAAGGCTTCGTTGATCTCCCAGAGTTCGACTTCCTCGACGCCCCAGCCGGCCTTGGCGAGGGCTTTCTGCATGGCCGGCACCGGCGCGGTGGTGAAGTATTCCGGCTCGTGTGCGTGGCTGGACGAGGAGACGATCGTGGCGATCGGCTTCAGGCCGCGCTTTTCTGCTTCGGATTTCTTCATCAGGACGAGGGCAGCTGCGCCGTCGGAGATAGCCGAGGCATTGGCGGCGGTCACGGTACCGTCTTTCGAGAAGGCCGGGCGCAGTTCCGGGATTTTCTCCGGCTTGGCTTCGCGCGGCAGCTGGTCGACCTCGACGACGGTCTCGCCCTTGCGGGTCTTCACGGTGACCGGAGCGATCTCGCGCTTGAACTTGCCGGACGCAGTGGCGTCCTGGGCACGCTTGAGCGTTTCGATGGCGTAGGCGTCCTGCTGCTCGCGGGTGAACTGGTATTCCCCGGCGATCTTGTCGGCGAAGAGACCCATCGGGCCTTTGGAATAGGCGTCGGACAGGCCGTCGAGGGCCATGTGGTCTTCCGCAGCCATGGTGCCGTATTTGTGGCCCTTGCGGGCGTTGATCAGGTGCGGGGCATTGGTCATGGATTCCATGCCGCCGGCGATCACGATGTTGGCGTCGCCCGAGAGAATGGCGTTGCGGCCCATGACAGTGGCCTGCATGCCGGATCCGCACATCTTGTTGATCGTGGTGGCTTCCAGGCCTTTGTCCTGGCCAGCCTTGAAACCGGCCTGGCGGGCCGGAGCCTGACCCTGACCGGCAGGCAGACAATTGCCCATGATGATTTCGTTGGCTTCGCCCGGTGCAAGGCCAGCTTCCTTCACGGCTGCTTCGACGGCGACGGCGCCGAGTTCATTGGCGCTGAAACCGGAAAGGTCTCCGAGAAGGCCACCCATCGGGGTGCGGGCCATGCCAACAATTACGACCGGATCCTGGTCAGCCATGTGCGTCTCCTTGCTGCATCTGCGTGCTGTTTACTTTGGAAGGCACAAAGCGCCTGACAAGGGGGCACGTCAAGTCCGACGAAAGGACAGGTTTGATGCAACAAGCTGGGGCAGGGGTGGAGAAGGCGCCGGAAACGCTGATTTCTGAGCCGTGAAGGCTCGCCGGGATCAGACCTGAAGGGCGAGGCCGGCTTCAGACCCGTGTTGCCAGACGACCCGGGCAGGCCCCTCAAGGCCAACTGCTCGGGCAAGGAGGTGTACTGTCGGCGGCAGGCTCTCATTTGTGGGGAACCGCAACCGGACCCCTTGCGCAGAATAATCCAGCACGATGGCTTTGCGGCGGTAGCCGGAATCGTAGGCCACAACGACCTCACGGTACACTTTGGCCCGTTCAGCACGGGTCATGTTCTGGTGGTCCGTGCGGGAAGCGATCGGCGTGACGGATTGCTGGAGCGTGCGCTGAATCCGTCCCAGATCGGGACCATCGGGTTTTTTTGTCCCAAAGAGGCGCGGTTTCATACTCATGGCGTAGTCTAGCGCTCCAATCGCTAACGAACTCCACCCAAGTCGCAAGAAGTGGGCCGAAACCCTTAATATCTCGTTGAGCAAACATGCAAGAGGCGGCGCAAACTGTAGCGCCGCCTCCAGATTACGAGACTTTCAATTCTGGATTACCAGATATGGATGCGCTCTTCCGGCGGTAGGTAGAGCGCGTCCCCGGGTTGGATATCGAACGCATCGTACCATGCATCCAGGTTCCGCACGACGCCGTTGACGCGGTAGTTCGGCGGTGAATGCGGGTCCGTCAGCATCTGCTGGCGGGTCGCTTCCTCCCGGTACTTCGACCGCCAGACCTGGGCCCAGGCCATGAAGAACCGCTGGTCGCCGGTCAGGCCGTCGATGACCGGGGCTTCCTTGCCGTCCAGCGACATCTTGTAAGCGCGGTAGGCGAGGGACAGGCCGCCCAGGTCGCCGATGTTCTCGCCCAGCGTCAGCCGGCCGTTCACACAGGTCTCCCCATCGTCCAGCGGGCAGTAGGACGAGTATTGCGCTGCCAGGGCATCCCCCAGCTGGCGGAATGCGGCGAGGTCTTCTTCCGTCCACCAGTTCTGGAGCACGCCGTCGCCGTCATATTTGGCGCCCTGATCGTCAAACCCGTGACCCATTTCGTGACCGATCACGCCGCCGATGGCGCCATAGTTCACGGCCGGATCTGCCGAGACGTTGAAGAAAGGCGGCTGCAGGATCGCGGCCGGGAAAACAATCTCGTTGAAGGAGGGGTTGTAATAGGCGTTGATCGTCTGCGGCGTCATGAACCAGCGCGACCGGTCCACGGGCTGGCCGAGATCCGAGAGGTTGTCCTCGGTCGCCCATTCCTGCGCGGCGATGGCGTTGTCGAGCGCATTGTTGCCGACCACGAGCGTGTCATAGGTTTCGAATTTGTCCGGATAGCCGATCTTCGGGGTGAAAGCGTCGAGCTTCGCTTCGGCTTTCACCTTGGTGTCATCGCTCATCCAGCCAAGGTCTTCGAGGTTCGCAGCCATGGCCTTGCGGAGGTTTGCCACGAGATTGTCCATCGCGGCCTTGTTCTCCGCCGGGAAGTAGCGCTCGACAAACACTTTGCCGATGGCTTCGCCCAGCGTGCCCTGGGTTGCCTGAACGGCCCGTTTCCAGCGCTCGCGCTGCTCCGGCTGGCCGCGCAGGGCGGTGCCGTAGAAGGCGAAGTTGGCATTGTCGATTTCCGTTGGCAGCACGCTGGCAAAGTCGGACAGGAAGTGCGCCGTGAGATAGGCTTTCCAGGTGTCGAGCGATGTTTCGCTGACGACGTCGAACATGGCCGGGAAACCGCCGCCCAGTTTGGCGGCATCTTCGTCGGAAATCCCGGCGGCTGCCAGTTCTTCCGGCGTCGGGGGGACCTCTGCGACGAGGAATTCGGTCTCGCCGCCGATCCCCATCGTGTCCAGTGTACGGACGAGCGGGAAGCCGCCCGCCATCGCGACAAGCTCATCCTTGCTCACCTTGTTGTAGGTGATTTCGGGATTGCGGGAGAGGGCGCGGTCCCAGTCGGTCTTTGCGATTGCGGTCTCGAGATCCAGCACCTTCTGGGCTTCACCGGCGGCGTCTTCATAGCCGGCCTGCTCCAGCATGAAGGTCAGCAGGTCGAGATACTTGGCGCGCACTTCAACCGACTTGTCGTCTGTCTTCAGGTAATAGTCGCGATCCGGCAGGCCGAGGCCGCTGATGCGCATCTGGAAGATGTTCGTGTCCGGGTCCTTGTCGTCTGCGAAGACGAAGCCACCGATCGGCGAGCCGAAACCGGGCGTTGCGAACAGGGTTGCGAGGTCGTCCAGCGACTGGACCGCGTTGATCCTGTCGAGATAGGGCTGGGCCGGAGTCAGACCCGCAGCGTTGATGGCGTCGGTGTCCAGATAGGCGTTGAAGTATGCGCCGATCTTGCCTTCCGATGTATCCAGGGCCGGCTTTTCGGCAGCAAGGTCATCGATGATCTTGCGGACGCGCTGTTCGGATTTCTCAGCCAGAAGGTCGAAAGCGCCATAACGGGAGCGGTCTGGCGGGATAACGAAGGAGTCGAGCCATTTTCCATTGGTCCAGGCATAGAAGTCATTGCCCGGCTGCACGTTCGTATCCTGAACGCTGAGGTCGATCCCCCAGCTGCCCCAATAGTCCGGTGCTGAGAGAAGGAGGCCTTCGCTCGTTTCAAATTTTCCATCCGCATTTGCGATCGGCGGTGTGGTTTCAGCCAGCGCAACCGTTTCGCCGTTTCCCGGTGCCTGCGTCTTTGGCGAGCACCCGGCCAGCAATGCAATCGCCGCCGTGCCGATCAGAAGGTGTTTCATTCTGGATGTCTCCTTGCGCGAATCCCACGCCCCCCGCAGCGCGCGAGGGGCATGTTTCATGAGAGTTGGTAGCAGATCACTCCGCCGGTGCCATAGGCGGACTGCCGCTGTTTCCGCTCGTTCCGATCAATTCTTCCTCGTCGATCGTGACGTGACCGGAATATCCATCGCCGATGTGCCGGAACGGCTGTCCGCCCCAGGTCCAGGCGAAAATGCGTTTCACCTCGGCGCCGATGACATACATTGCGGGCACCAGGAACAGCGAGATGAAGATCGCGAACCCGACGGCCGAGCCGAGCGCAACCAGCATCGGTTTCAGGAACTGGGCCTGCACGGACCGCTGCGACAGCAGGGGGAGGATGCCCACCATGGTGGTCAGCGATGTGAGGAGGATCGGGCGGAAGCGCGAGACACCGGCGTCGACCAGGGCCTGTACCGCGCCCGCGCCTTCGTCTCTCCGCCTGTTGACGTAGTCGATCAGGACTAGGTTGTCGTTGATCACGACCCCCGCGGCGGCCGCGATCCCAAAGAAGGAGAAGAGAGCCATCGGCGTATCCCAGAACCACAGGCCAAACAGTGCGCCGGCATACGCGAAGGGCAGGGCCATCATCAGCAGCAGCGGTTGGGCGTAGGACCGGAAGGCAATTGCCAGCAGGATGTACATCGCGCCAATCGCCATCAGGGTCAGCCGGCCAATCTCGCTGACGAACTGGTTTTCTTCCTCGAAACCGCCAGCCTCGCCGCGTTTCACTTTCGGGAACTGCTTCTGGAATTCCGGCCAGAAATTGGATTCCATGTCCGCCATGATCTCACCACGGCCGCCTTCACCTTTGACTTCGGCAAAGACATAGACCGAGCGCATGCGGTCGCGTCTCTGGATGCGGTTGATGCCTGGCGCATAGGAGAAGTCGGCCACCTGTGTGACTGGAATCTCACGGCCATCAGCGGTGCGGACACGGAGTGAATTGAGGCTATCGAGATCCTCACGGGCCTCTTCCGGCAGGCGCACCATGACGCGGACATCTTCACCCTCGCGCGGGAGGCGCTGCACTTCTTCGCCATAATAGGCCTGGCGCAGTTGCCGGGAGACGTCGGCCAGCGTGACACCAAGCGTTTCGGCGCCGGGCTTCATGCTGATCTGGATTTCTTCGGCGGCCGACGAGAGGTTGTCACCGATATCGTAGACGTTGGCATAGGTCGCCAGCTGCGTTTTCACGACATCGGCCGCTTCGCGCAGGCGGTTCAGGTCTTCGTAGCTGAGGGCGAACCGGATACCGGTATCGCTGTCATTGAACGTGAAGGCAAAATTGATCTCTTCGGCATCCTGGATTTCGCCGACATTGGCGCGCACGATTTCGGCGAGATCCTTGGAGCGGATCGTATCCGGGCGGTCCTCCGGCGGGGCCAGGCCGACAAAGGCGCGGATGGTCGTGCCGTAGGCGATGACGGATGCATCGTGGATCAGGCCATCCTCGATTTCGGGATGCTCTTCCTTGGTTTGTTCTTCGCTCTTCTCAATGCCGGCCTGGAGCTGGTCGCGGACCTGGACGAGACGCTCATAGGGCGTGCCGTCAGGCATTTCGATCTGGACCTGGATCAGGTCGGCTTCGATCTCCGGCATGAATTTGAAGGGGACGAACTTCATGCTGGACAAGCTGAAGGCCAGGTAGAACAGGCAGAAGAAGAGCGCCATGGTTGCGTACCGGAACTTCAGCGCGAATTCGAGCGTCGGCTTGTAGATGTTGTTGGCAAACCAAAGCAGGCTGTCCGCAATCCGCCGCTGGACTCTCATCAAGGCGCCGCTGGCACCGTCAAAGCTCTGCTTCTTCATGTGTGCAAGGTGTGCCGGCAGGATCAGCATGCACTCGACGATGGAGAAAACCAGGGCAGCGACCACCACGAACGTGATCTGCTGGGTAAACTGCCGTTCCGGTCCGCTGAGGAAGGCCCAGGGAAGGAAGGCGATGATCGTGGTGAGGACGCCGAAGACGATCGGTTTCAGAACCATCTGGGTGCCGACAATGGCGGCATCAATGCCTTCTCGCCGTCCGCTTTCGACTTCCTTGTGGATGTTCTCCCCCACGACGATGGCATCATCGACGATCACCCCGATGACCAGCAGTACGGCAAAGGTGGAGAGAATGTTCCAGGATACGCCCAGATACGGCAGGATCAGGATGCCGCCGCCAAATGCCGTCATGATGCCGATCGTGACCCAGAGGGCCACCGTGGGGCGGAGGAACAACAACAGCACGATCAGCACCAGCACCGCACCCTGCAGTGCAGACGACATGATCAGGTTCATGCGGTCGTTGAAGGCCTCGGAATCGTCCCAGAGGATATCGATCTTCACGCCCTGAGGCAGGATGCCGTTCTTGGGATCGTTGGCCTGCTCGACATAATCGCGGAAGCCTTGTGTGTATTTCACCACATCCATCTTGTCCGGGGCAGGGATCATGACGAACGCTGTCGGCTCACCGTCATAAATCGCGCTGAACTTGTCGGACACGAAACCGTCGATGACCTCAGCAACGTCCTCCACGCGGACGGTGCCCTGTTCGGTGGTCTGACGGATGATGATCTTGTTGAACTGGTCCTTCGTATCGGCCAGCTGGCGGGTTGTGATGGACACGTCACCGGTCGAGGATTCGATCCGGCCGCCGGACGAGTTGAGGGAGGACTGCCGGATGGCGTTCGCCACATCACCGAAGCTGAGGCCGAAACGGCGCAGGGATTCTTCGGTGACTTCGATGTTCACCTGTTCGTCCAGCGTGCCCTGCAGTTCGGCCAGTTCGCCGCCCGGCAACTGGGCAATGTCATCGCGCACCCGGTCTCCGAGACGCTTCAGTTCCCGGCCATCGACCTTGCCATGAATGGCCAGGCCCATGAACTGGTCGCGCTGTTCCCACCGCCGTACCTGAGGCTGGAAGGCCGCCTGCGGTAGGTTGTTGATCTGGTCGACGCGGAGTTTCACCTCGTCCAGGAACTGCATCATGTCGATGTCGTTCTGGCCTTCGATATTGACCCATCCGGACCCTTCGGTCGCCGTCGACGTGATACGCTTGATGCCATCAAGGTCGGCCACGGCTTCCTCGATCCGTGTCA from uncultured Hyphomonas sp. harbors:
- a CDS encoding efflux RND transporter permease subunit, coding for MNGIVAWFARNAVAANLLMIVCFVGGIFGYTAMEREMFPIGTFNGATVSMAWPGASPQDVEEQIVTRIEEAVADLDGIKRITSTATEGSGWVNIEGQNDIDMMQFLDEVKLRVDQINNLPQAAFQPQVRRWEQRDQFMGLAIHGKVDGRELKRLGDRVRDDIAQLPGGELAELQGTLDEQVNIEVTEESLRRFGLSFGDVANAIRQSSLNSSGGRIESSTGDVSITTRQLADTKDQFNKIIIRQTTEQGTVRVEDVAEVIDGFVSDKFSAIYDGEPTAFVMIPAPDKMDVVKYTQGFRDYVEQANDPKNGILPQGVKIDILWDDSEAFNDRMNLIMSSALQGAVLVLIVLLLFLRPTVALWVTIGIMTAFGGGILILPYLGVSWNILSTFAVLLVIGVIVDDAIVVGENIHKEVESGRREGIDAAIVGTQMVLKPIVFGVLTTIIAFLPWAFLSGPERQFTQQITFVVVAALVFSIVECMLILPAHLAHMKKQSFDGASGALMRVQRRIADSLLWFANNIYKPTLEFALKFRYATMALFFCLFYLAFSLSSMKFVPFKFMPEIEADLIQVQIEMPDGTPYERLVQVRDQLQAGIEKSEEQTKEEHPEIEDGLIHDASVIAYGTTIRAFVGLAPPEDRPDTIRSKDLAEIVRANVGEIQDAEEINFAFTFNDSDTGIRFALSYEDLNRLREAADVVKTQLATYANVYDIGDNLSSAAEEIQISMKPGAETLGVTLADVSRQLRQAYYGEEVQRLPREGEDVRVMVRLPEEAREDLDSLNSLRVRTADGREIPVTQVADFSYAPGINRIQRRDRMRSVYVFAEVKGEGGRGEIMADMESNFWPEFQKQFPKVKRGEAGGFEEENQFVSEIGRLTLMAIGAMYILLAIAFRSYAQPLLLMMALPFAYAGALFGLWFWDTPMALFSFFGIAAAAGVVINDNLVLIDYVNRRRDEGAGAVQALVDAGVSRFRPILLTSLTTMVGILPLLSQRSVQAQFLKPMLVALGSAVGFAIFISLFLVPAMYVIGAEVKRIFAWTWGGQPFRHIGDGYSGHVTIDEEELIGTSGNSGSPPMAPAE